A window of the Verminephrobacter eiseniae EF01-2 genome harbors these coding sequences:
- a CDS encoding NAD(P)H-dependent flavin oxidoreductase: MIHTRLTDLFGIRLPVLGGGMMWLSDAHYVAALARAGALGFITPRSYESLDTLHEALRTCRHASEGHPFGLNITQSRRSEENRMIPAWIDMALEEGVRSFETVGPASRALFERMQNGGGRVIHKCAFIAHALKAQDEGADAVALVGGEAGGHPGTNELPTFVLGALALESQRLHIPLAIGGGIGSGRQIAAALALGADAVVMGTRLLVCEEIWAHEDYKRHLLAQPAEASILALTRTGNPWRVLDNATVQRTRELEAQGATSYPEFGALATGRLGRDNAYLRGDWNTGLLSMGPAIGFAHHIEPVQAVLRRLMAETSMRVADVHARELPLSTLHPA; the protein is encoded by the coding sequence ATGATCCATACACGGCTCACAGATCTGTTCGGCATCCGGCTACCCGTGTTGGGCGGCGGCATGATGTGGCTATCGGACGCACACTACGTGGCTGCGCTGGCGCGGGCGGGCGCGCTCGGTTTCATCACACCGCGCTCCTACGAGAGCCTAGATACCCTGCACGAAGCCCTGCGCACCTGCCGCCATGCCAGCGAAGGCCATCCGTTCGGCCTCAACATCACGCAGTCGCGCCGCAGTGAAGAAAACCGGATGATCCCGGCCTGGATCGACATGGCCCTGGAAGAAGGCGTGCGCAGCTTCGAGACCGTGGGCCCTGCTTCGAGGGCCCTGTTCGAGCGCATGCAAAACGGCGGCGGTCGCGTCATCCACAAGTGCGCCTTCATCGCGCACGCGCTCAAGGCGCAGGACGAGGGTGCCGATGCCGTGGCGCTGGTCGGCGGCGAAGCCGGGGGCCACCCGGGCACCAACGAACTTCCAACCTTCGTCCTCGGCGCGCTGGCGCTGGAATCGCAACGCCTGCACATCCCGCTGGCCATCGGCGGCGGCATTGGCAGCGGCCGGCAGATCGCGGCGGCCCTGGCCCTGGGCGCCGACGCGGTGGTCATGGGCACACGGTTGCTGGTCTGCGAAGAAATCTGGGCGCATGAGGACTACAAGCGGCATTTGCTGGCCCAGCCGGCGGAAGCCTCGATCCTGGCGCTGACGCGCACCGGCAACCCCTGGCGCGTGCTCGACAACGCCACGGTGCAGCGGACCCGCGAGCTGGAAGCGCAGGGCGCTACCAGCTATCCCGAATTCGGCGCGCTGGCAACCGGCCGGCTCGGCCGTGATAACGCCTATCTGCGCGGCGACTGGAACACCGGCCTGCTGTCCATGGGGCCGGCCATCGGCTTCGCCCATCACATCGAACCCGTACAAGCTGTGTTGCGCCGTTTGATGGCCGAAACCAGCATGCGTGTGGCTGACGTGCACGCACGCGAACTTCCCCTCTCCACCCTCCATCCCGCATGA
- a CDS encoding AMP-binding protein, with product MQAQADRAAAGFEQLGLRAGDTVAVMLRNDVPYLELMLALNQLGIHLVAVNWHFQAEEAAYVLRDSGAQALVIHADLWPTLAPAVPPDVRVLVVPTPQEIIDAYGLAPAPLPDQALQWAQWRDGFAPSMTPPVPSPGSMLYTSGTTGRPKAVMRLPGTPPQHEGTMRVRAMASHAREGMRTALVGPLYHAGPNTAARVALRLAERIVVLPRFDAEQLLRTIEQHRLTHLSLVPVMLVRLLKLPREVRERYDLSSLENVTHGGSPCAPEVRRAIIDWWGPIVNETYGSTEIGLVTMVSAQEWLQRPGTAGRPFPGTSVRILGPEGQILPPGETGEIYVDPGDNALPFTYRNDAAARQAIERDGHITNGDMGYLDADGYLYVTDRKRDMVISGGVNIYPAEIEHVLVTHPEVADCAVFGIPDAEYGEALAAAVVRSPGSSLDAEQVRDWMRQRMAGYKVPRHVEFHAALPREGMGKVFKNQLRAPHWERAGRRI from the coding sequence TTGCAGGCACAGGCCGACCGCGCCGCCGCCGGCTTTGAACAGCTTGGACTGCGGGCTGGCGACACCGTCGCGGTGATGCTGCGCAACGATGTTCCCTATCTGGAGCTGATGCTGGCCCTCAACCAGCTCGGCATTCACCTGGTGGCCGTGAACTGGCACTTCCAGGCCGAAGAGGCGGCCTACGTATTACGCGACAGCGGGGCGCAAGCTCTGGTCATCCATGCGGACCTGTGGCCCACGCTGGCACCTGCCGTGCCGCCGGACGTGCGGGTGCTGGTGGTGCCCACACCACAGGAGATCATTGATGCCTACGGCCTGGCGCCGGCCCCTCTGCCCGACCAGGCGCTGCAGTGGGCGCAATGGCGCGACGGCTTCGCTCCCAGCATGACGCCGCCAGTCCCATCGCCGGGCAGCATGCTCTACACCTCCGGCACGACCGGCCGGCCCAAGGCCGTCATGCGCCTGCCCGGCACACCGCCCCAGCACGAAGGAACCATGCGCGTGCGCGCAATGGCCAGCCACGCCCGTGAAGGCATGCGCACGGCCCTGGTCGGCCCGCTGTACCACGCCGGGCCCAATACCGCCGCACGCGTGGCGCTACGGCTGGCCGAGCGCATCGTGGTGCTGCCGCGCTTCGATGCCGAGCAGTTGCTGCGCACAATCGAGCAGCACCGTCTCACACACCTGTCGCTCGTGCCAGTGATGCTGGTGCGGCTGCTCAAGCTGCCGCGTGAAGTGCGCGAGCGCTACGACCTGTCGTCCCTGGAGAACGTGACCCACGGCGGCTCGCCCTGCGCCCCGGAAGTGCGGCGCGCCATCATCGACTGGTGGGGCCCCATCGTCAACGAGACCTATGGCTCCACGGAAATCGGCCTGGTGACCATGGTCAGCGCGCAGGAATGGCTGCAGCGTCCGGGTACCGCTGGCCGCCCTTTCCCTGGAACGTCGGTCCGCATCCTTGGCCCCGAGGGCCAGATCCTGCCTCCGGGAGAAACCGGCGAGATCTACGTCGACCCGGGCGACAACGCCCTGCCCTTCACCTATCGCAACGACGCGGCCGCCCGTCAGGCCATCGAGCGCGACGGGCACATCACCAACGGCGATATGGGCTACCTCGACGCGGACGGCTACCTCTACGTCACCGACCGCAAACGCGACATGGTGATTTCCGGCGGGGTCAACATCTATCCGGCAGAAATCGAGCACGTGCTGGTGACGCATCCGGAAGTCGCCGACTGCGCGGTATTCGGCATTCCCGATGCCGAGTACGGCGAAGCGCTGGCCGCCGCCGTGGTGCGATCGCCAGGCAGCAGCTTGGACGCGGAGCAGGTGCGCGACTGGATGCGCCAACGCATGGCCGGCTACAAGGTGCCGCGGCACGTGGAATTCCATGCGGCGCTGCCGCGTGAAGGTATGGGCAAGGTGTTCAAGAACCAGTTGCGCGCCCCGCACTGGGAACGCGCCGGCCGCCGCATCTGA
- a CDS encoding iron-containing alcohol dehydrogenase family protein encodes MYPPSTHLLFGTEPDQYTFVWPGQTVFGAGSAERLSAWMQHSGSRKPLVVSDAGLVAAGLVEPHLARLRDAGLVPCLFDGVEANPTLDNVAQALDLWHSQACDGVVALGGGSVIDVCKVLLARLCSDAPVEQVLREGDALLCRPIPPFAAIPTTAGTGSESTTAALVKDAQGRKHVLRSRACRPQWVALDPLLTLSVPPAVTACTGFDTVMHALGAATNRATNPVGEALALQAMVLSFHALPLVIAQPDALQARSDMLLASYLAGVAMSLRGTDGIHGLCTPLESLVDVPHAHVLAVVCVPLMRFTLPAATSPYARVARACGLSAKPADDAACAAELVEAIDHLRRAARLPCTLAELGVKADRLEAVIGIALGSPSVALNARKPTRDDLVSLYRAMQPA; translated from the coding sequence ATGTATCCACCATCGACACATCTGCTGTTCGGCACCGAGCCCGACCAGTACACCTTCGTCTGGCCCGGCCAGACGGTATTCGGGGCCGGCAGCGCCGAGCGCCTGTCCGCATGGATGCAGCACAGCGGTTCGCGAAAGCCGCTGGTGGTCAGCGATGCCGGTCTGGTAGCCGCCGGCCTGGTCGAACCGCACCTCGCGCGCCTGCGCGACGCCGGCCTGGTACCGTGCCTGTTCGACGGCGTGGAGGCCAATCCCACGCTGGACAACGTCGCCCAGGCCCTTGACCTCTGGCACTCGCAGGCCTGCGACGGCGTGGTCGCGCTCGGCGGCGGCAGCGTGATCGACGTCTGCAAGGTACTGCTGGCCCGGCTGTGCAGCGATGCGCCCGTGGAGCAGGTGCTGCGCGAGGGCGACGCGCTGCTGTGCCGGCCGATCCCGCCGTTCGCGGCCATTCCGACCACCGCGGGCACCGGCAGCGAAAGCACCACCGCCGCATTGGTCAAGGACGCCCAGGGGCGCAAACATGTGCTGCGCAGCCGCGCATGCCGCCCGCAATGGGTGGCGCTGGACCCGCTGCTGACACTGAGCGTCCCGCCCGCTGTCACGGCCTGCACCGGCTTCGACACGGTGATGCACGCACTGGGCGCGGCCACCAACCGCGCCACCAATCCCGTCGGCGAAGCCCTGGCCCTGCAAGCCATGGTGCTTTCGTTCCATGCACTGCCGCTAGTGATCGCTCAGCCCGACGCGCTGCAGGCACGCAGCGACATGCTGCTGGCCAGCTACCTGGCCGGCGTGGCAATGAGTCTGCGCGGCACCGACGGCATTCACGGGCTTTGCACGCCGCTGGAATCGCTGGTCGACGTGCCGCACGCGCATGTGCTGGCGGTCGTGTGCGTGCCCCTGATGCGCTTCACGCTGCCGGCCGCCACGTCTCCCTACGCCAGAGTGGCGCGCGCCTGCGGCCTGTCCGCAAAGCCCGCGGACGATGCAGCCTGCGCCGCAGAACTGGTCGAAGCCATCGACCACCTGCGCAGAGCGGCTCGGCTGCCATGCACATTGGCCGAACTCGGCGTCAAGGCGGACCGGCTCGAAGCCGTGATCGGCATCGCACTCGGCAGCCCTTCCGTGGCGCTGAACGCCCGCAAGCCGACACGGGACGACCTGGTCTCGCTCTACCGGGCTATGCAGCCCGCCTGA
- a CDS encoding aldehyde dehydrogenase family protein — MQTSSHLRTGTYPLLIDGQERSSSAGQHFDVDNPSTGRVLAQVTQADANDVDAAVRAAQTAFDTHWRHTSARQRSRLLRKLADALERRTEQLAWLETWNVGRPITLTRATLGTMLDGIDYVAGVAQGIGGQTHNVADTHIVNFTLREPYGVVGLILPWNYPLTLTISKLMPVLAAGNTAVIKASEITPLSTVELGAAILEAGFPPGVINIVHGPGATVGQALVEHPLVERISFTGGTATGKAIYRSAAERIKRVTLELGGKSPLIVFDDADLDLAAAIALQDVTKNSGQICVACTRLLVHERIAEAFTERLRQAYQHIRVGLPEDPQTQMGPLVSRAQLERVQRYIDIGRDEQANPEVLQDLSGRAELRNGYFVAPTLFTQGRSGMQVAQDEIFGPVQVVIPFRDEADAVRIANDSRHGLAGVVCTRDGARAMRMCHALQIGNIAINDPIKVSVDAPFGGFKESGLGKERGIDAILENTQVKNVRFSMR; from the coding sequence ATGCAAACATCCTCGCATCTGCGCACCGGCACCTATCCCTTACTGATCGACGGCCAGGAGCGCTCCTCCAGTGCAGGCCAGCACTTTGACGTCGACAACCCCAGCACCGGCCGCGTGCTGGCCCAGGTCACCCAGGCCGACGCGAATGACGTCGATGCCGCTGTGCGCGCCGCCCAGACCGCCTTCGACACTCATTGGCGCCATACCTCCGCACGGCAGCGCAGCCGGCTGCTGCGCAAGCTGGCCGACGCGCTGGAGCGCCGCACCGAGCAGTTGGCCTGGCTGGAAACCTGGAACGTCGGCCGGCCGATCACGCTGACCCGCGCCACCCTGGGCACCATGCTCGACGGGATCGACTACGTGGCAGGTGTGGCCCAGGGCATCGGCGGCCAGACCCACAACGTGGCCGACACGCATATCGTGAACTTCACCCTTCGGGAACCCTATGGCGTGGTCGGTCTGATCCTTCCGTGGAACTACCCGCTCACGCTGACCATCAGCAAGCTGATGCCGGTTCTGGCCGCTGGCAACACCGCCGTCATCAAGGCTTCGGAGATCACACCGCTGTCCACCGTGGAACTGGGTGCCGCCATCCTGGAGGCCGGGTTCCCGCCAGGCGTCATCAACATCGTGCACGGTCCCGGCGCCACCGTCGGCCAGGCACTGGTGGAGCACCCGCTGGTCGAGCGGATCTCCTTCACCGGCGGCACCGCCACCGGCAAGGCCATCTACCGCAGCGCCGCCGAACGCATCAAGCGGGTGACGCTGGAACTCGGCGGCAAGTCGCCGTTGATCGTCTTCGACGATGCCGATCTCGACCTCGCAGCGGCCATCGCCCTGCAGGACGTCACGAAGAACTCCGGCCAGATCTGCGTCGCCTGCACGCGGCTGCTGGTCCACGAACGCATTGCCGAGGCATTCACCGAGCGCCTGCGCCAGGCCTACCAGCACATCCGGGTCGGCCTGCCCGAAGACCCGCAGACACAGATGGGCCCGCTGGTCAGCCGCGCGCAACTCGAGCGCGTGCAGCGCTACATCGACATAGGCCGCGACGAACAGGCCAACCCGGAAGTGCTGCAGGACCTGTCGGGACGCGCCGAGCTGCGCAATGGCTATTTCGTCGCCCCCACCCTGTTCACCCAGGGCCGTAGCGGCATGCAGGTTGCGCAGGACGAAATTTTCGGTCCGGTGCAGGTGGTGATTCCGTTCCGCGACGAGGCCGACGCCGTGCGCATCGCCAACGACAGCCGCCACGGCTTGGCGGGCGTGGTCTGCACGCGCGACGGTGCCCGCGCCATGCGCATGTGCCACGCCCTTCAGATCGGCAACATCGCGATCAACGACCCAATCAAGGTCTCGGTCGACGCTCCTTTTGGCGGCTTCAAGGAGTCCGGCCTGGGCAAGGAGCGCGGCATCGACGCCATTCTTGAGAACACGCAAGTCAAGAACGTCCGCTTCTCGATGCGCTGA
- a CDS encoding ABC transporter substrate-binding protein — MTTTIEWFDFEKVDLRVGTVVSAKLNVKAHNPAYTITIDLGPMGLRQSSALEHCARAASEFMELAPGHSCACHLNNDEKPRFNAVIHPSKGNNMIIVKRAMMSALLAAALAPALAQELRIGVRAGPEAMDPHYLALGTQIAAIKNIYEALVFQDDKLQIQPGLATSWKVIDEHTWEFKLRPGVKFHDGSVLTAQDVKFSLERVPKAAGPDAGLVINTRNISKVDAVDDLTVRVITSMANPALPQDLARIMIVPASIGAAKVADFNSGKAAIGTGPFKLISFKPRADLLLERFDQYWRGAADWKKVHFLEISNDAARLAALSSKRVDLINYLPYGDVAKLKNNRDFSVVQGDSIYIYLLYPDVREKSELITDKAGKPLPVNPLRDKRVREALSLAIDRKTIAGTVLEGMATPSNQLIVDGFFGALSKPPLLPTNIDRAKKLLTEAGYPNGFSLPLHCTSDRLPGDAATCSALGQMFAKIGIDTKINAISRTVFIPARKRGEYVLSLAGWGSLTGEAGYTLAAIARTNDKSKGFGASNVTNYSNDAADAAISVAMRMTNDDKRRLLFESAMKMVQDDYAIIPVVQLSSVWAARANTLSFKPRVDDETLPFFIRLDKK, encoded by the coding sequence ATGACGACTACGATTGAGTGGTTTGATTTTGAGAAGGTGGACCTGCGGGTAGGTACCGTGGTCAGCGCGAAGTTGAATGTCAAGGCGCACAATCCGGCTTACACCATCACCATCGACCTGGGGCCGATGGGTTTGCGCCAATCCAGTGCCCTGGAGCACTGCGCGCGGGCGGCATCTGAATTCATGGAGCTTGCCCCAGGCCATTCTTGCGCGTGCCATCTCAATAATGACGAGAAACCACGCTTCAACGCGGTCATTCACCCATCGAAAGGAAACAATATGATAATCGTAAAACGAGCCATGATGAGTGCACTGCTCGCCGCGGCCTTGGCCCCGGCACTGGCGCAGGAACTCAGGATTGGCGTGCGCGCCGGCCCGGAAGCGATGGACCCGCACTACCTGGCGCTAGGCACGCAAATCGCCGCGATAAAAAACATCTACGAAGCCCTGGTGTTTCAGGATGATAAACTGCAAATCCAGCCCGGCCTGGCGACCAGTTGGAAAGTGATCGACGAGCACACCTGGGAATTCAAACTGCGCCCCGGTGTGAAATTTCACGATGGCAGTGTGCTGACGGCGCAGGATGTCAAGTTTTCTCTGGAGCGCGTTCCCAAGGCGGCGGGGCCGGATGCCGGCCTGGTCATCAATACACGCAATATCAGCAAGGTCGATGCCGTGGATGATTTGACCGTCCGTGTCATAACCTCGATGGCCAACCCCGCCTTGCCACAAGACCTGGCGCGCATCATGATCGTGCCCGCCTCCATCGGCGCGGCCAAGGTCGCCGATTTCAACAGCGGCAAGGCAGCCATTGGCACCGGCCCCTTCAAACTGATCTCGTTCAAACCGCGCGCCGATTTGTTGCTGGAGCGCTTCGACCAATACTGGCGCGGCGCGGCAGACTGGAAGAAAGTGCATTTTCTCGAAATCAGCAACGATGCTGCGCGCCTGGCCGCACTGTCATCCAAACGGGTCGACCTGATCAACTACCTGCCTTACGGCGATGTCGCCAAACTCAAAAACAATCGCGATTTCTCCGTGGTGCAGGGCGACTCCATCTATATCTACCTGCTTTACCCGGACGTGCGCGAAAAGAGCGAGTTAATCACCGACAAGGCGGGCAAACCACTGCCAGTCAACCCGCTGCGCGACAAGCGCGTGCGTGAAGCGCTATCGCTGGCCATCGACCGCAAGACCATCGCCGGCACCGTACTCGAAGGCATGGCCACGCCATCCAATCAACTGATCGTGGACGGCTTCTTTGGTGCCCTGTCCAAACCACCGTTGTTGCCAACGAATATCGACAGGGCCAAAAAATTGCTGACCGAAGCAGGCTACCCGAACGGCTTCTCGCTGCCCCTGCACTGCACCAGCGACCGCTTGCCAGGAGATGCGGCGACCTGCTCGGCGCTAGGGCAGATGTTTGCCAAAATCGGCATCGACACGAAAATCAACGCCATTTCGCGCACCGTGTTCATTCCGGCGCGCAAGCGTGGTGAATACGTGCTATCACTGGCCGGTTGGGGTTCACTGACCGGAGAAGCGGGCTATACCTTGGCAGCCATTGCCCGCACCAACGACAAATCCAAAGGTTTCGGCGCATCCAACGTGACGAATTATTCCAATGACGCTGCTGATGCAGCAATATCGGTCGCCATGCGCATGACCAACGACGACAAGCGCCGGCTATTGTTTGAAAGCGCAATGAAAATGGTGCAGGACGACTACGCCATCATTCCGGTCGTGCAGTTGTCCTCGGTATGGGCCGCGCGCGCCAATACCTTGTCTTTCAAGCCGCGTGTGGATGATGAGACGCTGCCGTTTTTCATCCGGCTGGACAAGAAGTAA
- a CDS encoding DUF1801 domain-containing protein has product MKAADRIEQLVEDICGPILHEIVQGVRQIVMRTGPSATEIVKYGGIMFQAKQPFCGVYAYRENVSLEFGHGHQFKDAHGVLEGSGKFRRHIKMEPPVMRSCTQGSFRDDDYD; this is encoded by the coding sequence ATGAAAGCCGCAGACCGAATTGAGCAACTCGTCGAGGACATCTGTGGCCCGATATTGCACGAGATCGTCCAGGGCGTTCGCCAGATCGTGATGCGCACAGGGCCCTCGGCCACCGAGATCGTCAAGTACGGTGGAATCATGTTCCAAGCCAAGCAACCATTCTGCGGCGTCTATGCCTACCGGGAGAATGTCTCGCTTGAATTCGGCCACGGCCACCAGTTCAAGGATGCACACGGCGTGCTGGAAGGCAGCGGCAAGTTCCGCCGCCACATCAAAATGGAACCCCCCGTTATGCGTTCCTGCACACAAGGGAGTTTCCGCGATGACGACTACGATTGA
- a CDS encoding VOC family protein — MKYGYTIVYVPDVAVSLAFFEKAFGFERRFMTEEGDYGELETGGTTISFASHKLAESNSKQGFVYCSQTEQPLGVELAFITDDVEKAHATALEAGAIEIAAPKRKPWGQSVSYLRCPDGSLVELCTALS; from the coding sequence ATGAAATACGGATACACCATCGTCTACGTGCCGGACGTTGCGGTTTCATTGGCTTTTTTCGAGAAAGCATTTGGGTTCGAGCGGCGCTTCATGACCGAAGAGGGAGACTACGGCGAACTGGAAACCGGCGGCACCACCATCTCCTTCGCATCGCACAAGCTCGCAGAATCCAACTCGAAGCAGGGCTTTGTTTATTGCAGCCAGACCGAGCAACCACTGGGTGTCGAGCTTGCCTTCATCACCGACGACGTAGAGAAGGCCCACGCCACTGCACTGGAGGCCGGTGCCATCGAGATCGCCGCGCCGAAACGCAAGCCCTGGGGGCAATCGGTCTCGTACCTGCGCTGTCCCGACGGGTCGCTGGTGGAACTGTGCACCGCCTTGAGTTGA
- a CDS encoding ABC transporter ATP-binding protein: MQLNNLSKHFTVAATLTQRLLGMLGHAKPPATVQAVSNLSVEIRAGEVLGLVGESGCGKSTLARMVAGVHAASSGTALYRGQPVAVQQGARVVKTTTKVQMIFQDPYASLNPRHRIDRIVGEGPFTHGLVDKANLDDHVSRAMQRAGIDPAYRFRYPHQFSGGQRQRIGIARALGMQPEFLVCDEAVAALDVSLQAQVLNLFMQLRADHNLTYLFVSHDLGVVKHISDRVAVMYLGRLVELAPAAEIFTRPNHPYTQALLANMLTLNLRRRRFSAIKGEIPSPLNPPVGCHFHPRCPHAMERCMREVPVFRELAPGHSSACHLGDD; this comes from the coding sequence GTGCAACTCAACAACCTCTCCAAACACTTCACCGTGGCCGCCACCCTGACGCAGCGGCTGCTGGGCATGCTCGGCCACGCCAAACCGCCGGCCACGGTGCAGGCAGTCAGCAACCTGTCCGTAGAAATCCGCGCAGGTGAAGTGCTGGGCTTGGTTGGCGAATCCGGCTGTGGCAAATCCACCCTGGCGCGCATGGTGGCCGGCGTGCATGCCGCCTCCAGCGGCACCGCGCTGTACCGCGGCCAGCCGGTGGCAGTGCAACAGGGCGCGCGCGTGGTCAAGACCACCACCAAGGTGCAGATGATCTTCCAGGACCCTTACGCCTCGCTCAATCCACGCCATCGCATCGACCGCATCGTCGGCGAAGGCCCTTTCACGCACGGGCTGGTGGACAAGGCGAATCTGGACGATCACGTCAGCCGCGCCATGCAGCGCGCCGGGATCGACCCGGCCTACCGCTTCCGCTATCCGCACCAATTCTCCGGCGGCCAGCGCCAGCGCATAGGCATTGCGCGGGCACTGGGCATGCAGCCCGAATTCTTGGTGTGCGACGAAGCCGTCGCCGCGCTCGATGTCTCCTTGCAGGCGCAAGTGCTCAATCTGTTCATGCAACTACGCGCCGACCACAACCTGACCTACCTGTTCGTCAGCCACGACCTGGGCGTGGTCAAACATATCTCGGACCGCGTTGCCGTGATGTACCTCGGACGCCTGGTCGAATTGGCCCCGGCCGCAGAAATCTTCACCCGCCCCAACCACCCCTACACACAGGCATTGCTGGCCAACATGCTGACGCTGAACTTGCGCCGGCGCCGTTTTTCCGCGATCAAGGGCGAGATTCCCTCGCCGCTCAACCCGCCCGTCGGATGCCATTTCCACCCGCGCTGCCCACATGCCATGGAGCGCTGCATGCGCGAGGTGCCGGTATTCAGGGAACTGGCGCCGGGGCATTCTTCGGCGTGTCATCTCGGTGATGATTGA
- a CDS encoding ABC transporter ATP-binding protein, which produces MPQQAQQPVAGHLPVLEVRDLQTRFPTAAGTVTPVDGVSFTLARGEIMGLVGESGSGKSVTGLSIMGLIDKPGRITGGSIKLKGRELVGLPEKALRALRGADIAMIFQDPMMTLNPVLRVATQMTEAILVHERVSKQQALDRARAALVKVGIAAPDERLQAYPHALSGGMRQRIAIATALLHKPALIIADEPTTALDVTIQGQILAEVQQLARQEGMAMIWITHDLSVVAGLADKICVLYAGRVAEYGTVDQVLDAPLHPYTAGLIASVPSHAQKGQALYQIPGMAPMLLALPPGCAFQARCPRADAQCRATPPPHSADQCTDHRAWCWHPVQALATQVSA; this is translated from the coding sequence ATGCCGCAGCAGGCACAGCAACCTGTCGCGGGACATCTCCCGGTGCTCGAAGTGCGGGACTTGCAAACCCGCTTCCCGACCGCTGCCGGCACGGTCACGCCGGTAGACGGCGTGTCTTTCACGCTGGCGCGTGGCGAGATCATGGGCCTGGTCGGCGAATCCGGTTCCGGCAAAAGCGTCACCGGCTTATCGATCATGGGCCTGATCGACAAGCCCGGTCGCATCACCGGCGGCTCCATCAAACTCAAGGGGCGCGAACTGGTCGGCCTGCCGGAAAAGGCCCTGCGCGCCCTGCGCGGCGCCGACATCGCCATGATCTTCCAAGACCCGATGATGACGCTCAACCCCGTGCTGCGCGTGGCCACGCAGATGACCGAGGCGATCCTGGTGCATGAGCGCGTGAGCAAGCAGCAAGCGCTCGACCGCGCCCGCGCCGCCCTGGTCAAGGTCGGCATCGCGGCGCCGGACGAGCGCCTGCAAGCCTATCCGCACGCGCTTTCCGGCGGCATGCGCCAACGCATCGCCATCGCCACGGCGCTGCTGCACAAGCCCGCGCTGATCATCGCCGATGAACCCACCACGGCGCTGGATGTCACCATTCAGGGGCAGATACTGGCCGAGGTGCAGCAATTGGCGCGGCAGGAGGGCATGGCCATGATCTGGATCACGCACGACCTGTCGGTCGTCGCCGGGCTGGCCGACAAGATTTGCGTGCTGTATGCCGGCCGGGTCGCCGAGTACGGCACGGTCGATCAAGTGCTCGACGCCCCGCTGCACCCCTATACAGCGGGCCTGATCGCCTCCGTGCCGAGCCATGCGCAAAAAGGCCAGGCGCTGTACCAGATTCCCGGCATGGCACCCATGTTGCTCGCCCTGCCGCCCGGCTGCGCATTCCAGGCGCGCTGCCCGCGTGCCGATGCGCAATGCCGCGCAACGCCCCCGCCGCACAGCGCCGACCAGTGCACCGACCATCGCGCCTGGTGCTGGCATCCGGTGCAGGCATTGGCAACGCAGGTGAGCGCATGA
- a CDS encoding C39 family peptidase gives MSVIRSGWTLACCALLLAAPARADDPAKASGPEAALLATHSAHGLVPLKSWKTLRDERIVKQDLDYSCGAASLATLLNSHYGQNLTEAALLEAMDKGDGRASFEDMARALPQFGFRAQGFAASWEQLARLKMPVVVYVKQRKDDHFAVLRGISSDTVWLADPSLGNRTYSRAQFLDMWQTRADAEDGLAGKFLAVLPANAANAANVANVANVANVANGPSSGDFFTKAPRRINATAQLAFRTQP, from the coding sequence GTGAGCGTGATCAGGTCTGGATGGACTTTGGCTTGCTGTGCTCTGCTGCTGGCCGCGCCAGCACGGGCTGATGACCCCGCCAAGGCGTCCGGCCCTGAAGCGGCATTGCTGGCGACCCACTCGGCCCATGGCCTGGTTCCGCTCAAGAGTTGGAAGACGCTGCGCGACGAGCGCATCGTCAAGCAGGACCTGGATTATTCCTGTGGCGCGGCATCGCTGGCGACTTTGCTCAACAGCCACTATGGTCAGAACCTGACCGAGGCAGCCCTGCTCGAGGCCATGGACAAGGGCGATGGGCGGGCCAGTTTCGAGGACATGGCCCGCGCCCTGCCGCAGTTTGGCTTTCGGGCGCAGGGCTTTGCCGCGAGTTGGGAGCAGCTTGCGCGCCTGAAGATGCCGGTCGTGGTCTATGTGAAGCAGCGCAAGGACGACCATTTCGCGGTGCTGCGGGGCATCAGCAGCGACACCGTGTGGCTGGCCGACCCCAGCCTGGGCAACCGCACCTACAGCCGCGCGCAGTTCCTGGACATGTGGCAGACCCGCGCCGATGCCGAGGATGGCTTGGCGGGCAAGTTCCTGGCGGTGCTGCCTGCCAATGCTGCCAATGCTGCCAATGTTGCCAATGTTGCCAATGTTGCCAATGTTGCCAATGGGCCAAGCTCCGGCGATTTTTTCACCAAAGCGCCACGCCGCATCAACGCCACGGCGCAACTGGCGTTTCGGACGCAGCCCTGA